One stretch of Halobacillus litoralis DNA includes these proteins:
- a CDS encoding YceD family protein, producing the protein MKFPLQKLKQTGDEPFYFEDDVDIRELAQLNNDIRRISPVHVKGQAMTRGNDITVTFSIDGEMVLPCARTLVDVTYPFHIDALEAFNLSPYHTEEDDSEVHSVNGEVLDLTPYIKENVQLEIPTRVFSNDDEAHEAAPQEGKGWQVVTEEPEEKKVDPRMAKLQSLLNEEENE; encoded by the coding sequence ATGAAATTTCCTCTACAAAAACTCAAGCAGACAGGTGATGAGCCGTTCTACTTTGAGGATGACGTAGATATTCGCGAATTAGCACAACTGAACAATGACATTCGCAGGATTTCCCCTGTTCATGTCAAAGGTCAAGCAATGACTCGAGGAAACGATATAACGGTAACTTTTTCGATTGATGGAGAAATGGTGTTGCCTTGTGCCCGAACGTTAGTTGATGTGACTTATCCATTTCACATTGATGCTCTGGAGGCATTTAATCTGTCACCTTACCATACAGAAGAAGATGACTCTGAAGTTCATTCCGTGAATGGAGAAGTGCTTGACTTAACGCCTTATATCAAGGAAAATGTACAGTTGGAGATTCCGACTCGCGTTTTTTCCAATGATGATGAGGCTCATGAAGCAGCCCCCCAGGAAGGGAAAGGCTGGCAGGTGGTTACAGAGGAACCAGAGGAAAAGAAAGTGGATCCTCGAATGGCTAAACTGCAATCATTATTAAATGAAGAAGAGAACGAGTAA
- a CDS encoding RsfA family transcriptional regulator, translating into MDAPRQDALKDEEDLLLATTVLKHIREGKTQLEAFHEVAEQLHRTPAACGFRWNATVRKEYQKEIQEAKNSRKATRTIYSSSKSSDNAPMSLDAAISFLKEMRSKQFEDYGKENLETQLKKLNEDNEKLREELKQWEAAWNEMDKLVHWVREKRKSESGV; encoded by the coding sequence ATGGATGCCCCAAGACAAGATGCCTTGAAGGACGAGGAAGACCTGTTATTGGCAACGACGGTCTTAAAGCACATTCGTGAAGGGAAGACGCAGCTGGAAGCCTTCCATGAAGTGGCTGAACAATTGCACAGGACGCCGGCTGCCTGTGGATTCAGATGGAATGCGACTGTAAGGAAAGAATATCAGAAAGAGATCCAGGAGGCGAAAAACAGCCGTAAAGCCACACGGACGATTTATTCATCCTCTAAGTCTTCTGACAATGCACCCATGTCTTTGGACGCGGCTATCTCGTTTCTGAAAGAAATGAGATCCAAGCAGTTTGAAGATTATGGGAAAGAGAATTTAGAAACCCAGCTAAAAAAACTCAACGAAGATAATGAGAAGCTTAGAGAAGAATTGAAACAGTGGGAAGCTGCGTGGAATGAAATGGATAAACTTGTGCATTGGGTAAGAGAAAAAAGAAAAAGTGAGAGTGGTGTTTGA
- the bshC gene encoding bacillithiol biosynthesis protein BshC yields MRIEPIELEPKQTLFRDYKNNYENIADRFNHHPFEESTWERRLSEIRNQTYQRAELSEVLNRMNRRWEAPEETLNNIEKLKDEESVVVIAGQQAGLLTGPLYSVHKIISVLQLTKEKERDLGKPVIPVFLDCWGRSRF; encoded by the coding sequence ATGCGCATCGAACCGATTGAACTTGAACCGAAACAAACGTTGTTTCGTGACTATAAAAACAATTATGAAAATATAGCTGATCGGTTTAACCACCACCCGTTTGAAGAATCTACTTGGGAGCGTCGGTTATCTGAAATAAGGAATCAAACGTATCAAAGGGCTGAGCTTTCTGAAGTGCTGAATCGAATGAATCGACGGTGGGAAGCTCCTGAGGAAACCCTTAACAATATTGAAAAGCTGAAAGATGAAGAGAGTGTGGTCGTCATCGCTGGCCAGCAAGCCGGCCTGCTCACGGGTCCGCTCTATTCTGTCCATAAAATCATATCCGTTCTGCAGCTGACAAAAGAAAAGGAACGCGATCTTGGAAAACCGGTCATTCCTGTTTTTTTGGATTGCTGGGGAAGATCACGATTTTGA
- a CDS encoding nucleotidyltransferase, producing the protein MKSCGVVVEYNPFHNGHLYHLEESKKHANADCMIAIMSGNFLQRGEPAIIDKWFRTKAALHGGADLVLELPFLYAVQHSDYFSKGAIQTLAEIGVDSICFGSENGKIAAFTEAFEHMNKHQEEYDVTVRRYLNEGYAYPEASRLGYESIAFPSGSIDLTQPNNILGYSYVKQLLTYAPDIEPLTVLRKNNHYHDQEIHGKIASATSIRKELFEEGVMTEKAGQSLPPSTIEVLHQYKNSHGLWHDWEAYFHLLQYKIMTMEESTLRCFHGVDEGLEYRLKRTIKEATTFHQFISSLKTKRYTWTRLQRTLAHILVGTDKQEARVLLRETPPPYARILGMSETGKKYLRTIKKEASIPLITQPQQLDHELLTLEARAAAAYYSVLTPERRVDQLKREYGPPVIHS; encoded by the coding sequence GTGAAATCCTGTGGAGTAGTTGTTGAATATAATCCTTTTCATAATGGACATCTTTATCATTTGGAAGAATCGAAAAAACATGCAAACGCTGATTGCATGATCGCTATCATGAGCGGTAACTTTTTACAACGTGGAGAGCCTGCCATTATTGATAAATGGTTTCGCACAAAAGCCGCCCTTCACGGTGGTGCCGACCTTGTGCTTGAGCTCCCGTTTCTGTATGCGGTCCAACACAGCGATTATTTCAGTAAAGGCGCCATTCAGACGCTTGCGGAAATCGGGGTCGATAGTATTTGTTTCGGCAGTGAGAACGGCAAAATCGCTGCATTCACAGAGGCGTTTGAACATATGAACAAACACCAGGAAGAGTATGATGTGACCGTGAGAAGATATCTGAATGAAGGATATGCCTATCCAGAGGCTTCCCGCCTTGGATATGAATCCATAGCTTTCCCCTCAGGTTCCATCGATCTTACTCAACCGAATAACATCCTTGGTTACAGTTACGTGAAACAACTTCTTACTTATGCTCCTGATATCGAACCACTTACCGTCTTACGGAAAAATAATCACTACCATGATCAAGAGATCCATGGAAAGATTGCAAGTGCTACAAGTATTCGAAAAGAGTTGTTTGAAGAAGGTGTGATGACAGAAAAGGCTGGACAATCTCTTCCCCCTTCGACGATAGAGGTTTTACATCAGTACAAAAACAGCCATGGCCTCTGGCACGATTGGGAAGCTTATTTTCACCTGCTTCAATACAAGATCATGACGATGGAGGAAAGTACCCTCCGCTGTTTCCATGGGGTCGACGAAGGGTTGGAATATCGTTTAAAAAGGACAATTAAAGAAGCTACAACGTTCCATCAGTTTATTTCATCCTTAAAGACGAAGAGGTACACGTGGACAAGACTTCAGCGAACCCTTGCACATATCCTTGTTGGAACGGACAAGCAGGAGGCGCGCGTTCTTTTAAGAGAAACACCACCTCCTTACGCAAGGATCCTGGGCATGTCGGAAACCGGGAAAAAATATTTACGGACCATAAAAAAAGAAGCCTCTATCCCGCTTATCACTCAACCTCAGCAGTTGGATCATGAACTGCTAACTTTGGAAGCTAGAGCCGCTGCTGCTTATTATAGTGTCTTAACTCCTGAGCGTAGAGTGGATCAACTGAAACGAGAATACGGACCACCTGTGATCCATTCTTAA
- the ftsL gene encoding cell division protein FtsL: MSAEQIRKQQPLQQPERQKQAKVKVHKKKKWISTGEKFLYSFATTAVLAASVFLVQTSAQTDTINRDIRGLEQEIQQQASLNENLAYQVKELSNPDRILSIAKENGLNIQNAQVKQAGKINNE; encoded by the coding sequence ATGAGTGCTGAACAGATTAGAAAACAGCAGCCTTTACAGCAGCCTGAAAGACAAAAACAGGCGAAAGTAAAGGTACATAAAAAGAAGAAATGGATTAGTACAGGGGAGAAGTTCCTCTATTCGTTTGCCACGACTGCAGTGCTTGCAGCGTCGGTGTTTTTAGTGCAGACATCTGCTCAAACAGATACGATCAACCGTGATATCCGCGGGCTTGAACAAGAGATCCAACAACAGGCGTCTCTCAACGAAAACCTTGCTTATCAGGTGAAAGAACTCAGTAACCCGGATCGGATTTTGAGCATTGCTAAAGAAAATGGGTTGAATATCCAAAATGCACAAGTGAAGCAAGCCGGTAAAATCAATAACGAGTAA
- the rsmH gene encoding 16S rRNA (cytosine(1402)-N(4))-methyltransferase RsmH has protein sequence MFEHYSVLKSETIQHLDLDPEGIYVDCTLGGGGHSEAIAKALKGNGRLISFDQDEVALKAAKDRLEDYQDRVTFVHANFRQLEEKLAELEVTEVDGIIYDLGVSSPQLDVEERGFSYHQDAPLDMRMNQEAELSAKEVVNEWPYEDLVRIFFKYGEEKFSKQIARKIEAARKEKTIETTGELVELIKEGIPAPARRKGGHPGKRVFQAIRIAVNDELGAFQDSLHQAARVVGVGGRIAVITFHSLEDRLCKQAFKKWSTNPPLPKNIPMIPEDKQPPFQMVSRKPIVADESELEENRRSRSAKLRIVEKVKPWNKEFEFNEGWKQT, from the coding sequence ATGTTTGAACATTACAGTGTATTAAAAAGTGAAACCATACAACATTTAGATTTGGACCCAGAAGGCATTTATGTCGACTGCACCTTAGGAGGCGGAGGGCACTCCGAAGCGATTGCCAAAGCCTTAAAGGGGAATGGCCGATTGATATCTTTCGATCAGGATGAGGTTGCCTTGAAAGCTGCAAAGGACCGCCTGGAAGATTATCAGGACCGTGTTACTTTCGTCCATGCCAACTTCCGTCAATTGGAAGAGAAATTAGCAGAACTTGAGGTAACGGAAGTCGATGGTATTATTTACGACCTTGGCGTTTCCAGTCCCCAATTGGATGTAGAAGAGCGAGGATTCAGCTACCATCAGGATGCTCCGCTCGATATGCGGATGAACCAGGAAGCAGAACTTAGTGCGAAAGAAGTTGTCAATGAGTGGCCCTACGAGGACCTTGTCCGAATCTTCTTCAAATACGGAGAAGAGAAATTTTCGAAACAAATTGCAAGAAAGATTGAAGCAGCAAGAAAAGAGAAAACGATTGAAACGACAGGAGAATTGGTGGAACTCATCAAGGAAGGGATTCCTGCACCTGCCAGAAGAAAAGGCGGACACCCTGGCAAAAGGGTTTTTCAGGCCATCCGTATTGCAGTCAATGATGAGCTTGGAGCTTTTCAGGACAGCCTTCATCAGGCAGCAAGAGTCGTTGGGGTCGGTGGACGGATTGCCGTCATCACTTTCCACTCTTTAGAGGATCGTTTATGCAAGCAGGCGTTCAAGAAATGGAGTACAAACCCTCCTTTGCCGAAAAACATCCCAATGATCCCTGAAGATAAACAGCCACCTTTTCAAATGGTCAGCCGAAAGCCTATTGTAGCCGATGAGTCAGAACTTGAGGAGAATCGTCGTTCACGTTCTGCGAAACTGAGGATTGTCGAGAAAGTCAAACCTTGGAATAAGGAATTCGAATTTAATGAAGGGTGGAAACAGACATGA
- the rpmF gene encoding 50S ribosomal protein L32 — MAVPKRKTSKKVKNQRRTHKKLHAPGMVQCDNCGEYSKPHHVCKSCGQYNGKQVVND, encoded by the coding sequence ATGGCAGTACCTAAGCGTAAAACGTCTAAGAAAGTCAAAAACCAACGTCGTACTCACAAAAAACTTCACGCACCAGGAATGGTTCAGTGTGATAACTGTGGAGAGTACTCAAAACCACACCATGTTTGCAAATCTTGTGGACAATATAATGGAAAACAAGTGGTGAACGACTAA
- a CDS encoding enoyl-CoA hydratase/isomerase family protein — protein sequence MSQLILVEKKEGYAVLTLNRPEKMNAISKQMTKEFYQAIIELKKENLKFLVVTGAGDRAFCAGGDLRELHGDMNAEQAYATLHPMKEVLYELATFPVPTIAVLNGQARGGGCEIATACDFRYGIEDASFGFVQANLGIIPGWGGGTLLYQRVNSDIAAHWLMDADMYTAEQVYRIGWLHKMITVNWSEEIFSSFLTKTTEQMKIFKQQFLDHMDFQTLSERMGREVRQCSLLWESDEHKEAVRNFEAKRKR from the coding sequence GTGTCACAACTAATTTTAGTAGAGAAAAAAGAGGGGTATGCGGTTTTAACATTGAACCGACCGGAAAAGATGAATGCCATATCGAAACAAATGACGAAAGAATTTTATCAAGCGATTATAGAGTTGAAGAAGGAAAACCTGAAGTTCCTTGTCGTCACGGGTGCTGGTGACCGCGCTTTTTGTGCAGGGGGAGACTTGCGTGAACTTCATGGAGATATGAATGCTGAACAAGCTTACGCGACGTTGCATCCGATGAAAGAAGTCCTGTATGAATTGGCTACGTTTCCTGTCCCTACGATTGCCGTATTAAACGGACAAGCAAGGGGAGGCGGATGTGAAATTGCAACGGCCTGCGATTTTAGATATGGAATAGAGGACGCTTCTTTTGGTTTCGTCCAAGCTAATTTAGGCATTATCCCTGGGTGGGGAGGAGGCACACTCCTATATCAGCGGGTAAACAGTGACATAGCTGCTCATTGGTTAATGGATGCTGACATGTACACAGCAGAGCAAGTCTATCGAATTGGTTGGTTACATAAGATGATTACGGTAAACTGGAGTGAAGAAATTTTCTCATCGTTTCTTACTAAAACAACTGAGCAAATGAAAATTTTTAAGCAGCAGTTTTTGGATCACATGGATTTCCAAACACTCTCTGAACGTATGGGGCGTGAGGTCAGACAATGCTCCCTTTTATGGGAGTCGGATGAGCATAAAGAAGCGGTTCGAAACTTTGAAGCTAAGAGAAAAAGATGA
- the mraZ gene encoding division/cell wall cluster transcriptional repressor MraZ: MFMGEFQHNIDTKGRIIVPSKFRPDLGDSFVLTRGLDQCLFAYPMNEWKLLEEKLKKLPLTKKDARAFTRFFFSGAVECEVDKQGRINIPQPLRKYASLEKECVVIGVSNRIEFWSHDEWESYFEASEDSFSEIAENMLDFDI, from the coding sequence ATGTTCATGGGTGAATTTCAACACAACATTGATACAAAAGGACGGATCATCGTACCCTCGAAATTCCGCCCGGACCTTGGTGACAGCTTTGTTCTCACCCGAGGTTTAGATCAGTGTCTGTTTGCTTATCCTATGAACGAGTGGAAGCTGCTTGAAGAGAAGCTGAAAAAACTCCCCTTAACAAAAAAAGATGCCCGCGCTTTCACCCGCTTTTTCTTTTCTGGTGCTGTTGAATGTGAAGTAGACAAGCAAGGAAGAATCAACATTCCACAACCTCTTAGGAAATATGCATCACTGGAAAAAGAATGTGTCGTCATCGGCGTATCCAATAGGATAGAGTTTTGGAGTCATGATGAATGGGAAAGTTACTTCGAGGCATCTGAAGATTCCTTCTCAGAGATCGCAGAAAATATGTTGGATTTTGATATCTGA
- a CDS encoding ketopantoate reductase family protein, whose protein sequence is MKIGIIGAGSIGLLAGAYLGEQHEVHMFVKKEEQRKTLAEEGIICEQFTKPVPVYAHLVTQMREGYDLWVVTIKQHAMDDFLKQDLPSDAPYLFLQNGMGHLEKLSQTGLKSAVGVIEHGALAKSSNEVDHRGIGNIQIAVYRRMEPNHGRSLAKELHTANFPVVYKEQYEPMLKSKLIINTVINPLTALFSQPNRSILTNPSINELARMLCKEACSVLGLSFLEEWERVKRIAETTGENHSSMLKDITENRLTEVDSISGYILDHGKYPLPYHHFVVHAIHALEYERGIRKR, encoded by the coding sequence ATGAAAATCGGTATCATAGGTGCTGGTTCCATAGGATTATTGGCAGGGGCCTATTTAGGTGAACAGCACGAAGTGCATATGTTTGTTAAAAAGGAAGAACAAAGAAAAACCCTTGCGGAGGAAGGCATAATATGCGAGCAGTTCACAAAACCTGTGCCAGTTTATGCGCATCTCGTTACACAAATGAGAGAAGGTTACGACTTATGGGTGGTTACCATCAAACAACATGCGATGGATGACTTTTTAAAACAAGACCTTCCTAGTGACGCCCCCTATTTATTCCTTCAAAACGGGATGGGGCATTTGGAGAAACTATCACAAACTGGTTTGAAAAGCGCTGTCGGTGTCATCGAACACGGCGCATTAGCTAAAAGTTCAAACGAAGTCGATCATAGAGGGATAGGAAATATTCAAATAGCCGTTTATAGAAGAATGGAGCCCAATCATGGCAGATCCCTGGCAAAAGAATTACATACAGCAAACTTTCCGGTCGTTTATAAAGAACAATATGAGCCTATGTTAAAGAGCAAATTAATCATAAATACGGTGATTAATCCTCTTACTGCACTTTTCTCTCAACCAAATCGTTCCATCCTCACGAATCCATCCATAAATGAACTGGCCCGCATGTTGTGCAAAGAAGCTTGCTCCGTTCTAGGCCTTTCCTTTCTTGAAGAATGGGAGCGGGTGAAAAGAATCGCCGAAACAACAGGAGAAAATCATTCCTCGATGTTGAAGGACATCACGGAGAACAGGCTGACAGAAGTGGACAGCATCAGTGGCTACATCCTCGATCATGGGAAATACCCACTTCCTTACCATCACTTCGTCGTGCATGCCATTCATGCACTCGAATATGAAAGGGGGATTCGAAAAAGATGA
- a CDS encoding DUF3397 domain-containing protein translates to MSDLIVYTIAFLLTLPIPLLVVFYLCARKWSKHKLKALHRTANYTAPIFIMSVHVLLIVLFDRSFLPFIIIFLLILLGMSMVAQYKINEEVRLFRALKGFWRVSFLLFILFYMGLSTFGLVTRVFFS, encoded by the coding sequence ATGAGTGATCTGATCGTCTATACGATTGCGTTTCTGCTTACCCTGCCTATTCCTTTACTGGTGGTTTTCTACCTATGTGCCAGAAAATGGAGCAAGCATAAGTTAAAAGCCTTGCACCGTACAGCGAACTATACCGCGCCTATCTTTATTATGTCGGTTCATGTTCTCCTTATCGTCTTGTTTGACCGCAGCTTTCTACCGTTCATCATTATCTTCCTTTTGATCCTCTTAGGTATGTCGATGGTAGCACAATACAAAATAAACGAAGAAGTCCGCCTCTTCCGCGCACTCAAAGGGTTCTGGCGCGTAAGTTTCCTTTTGTTTATTCTTTTTTACATGGGGTTGAGTACGTTTGGACTCGTAACAAGAGTCTTTTTCAGTTAG
- the bshC gene encoding bacillithiol biosynthesis cysteine-adding enzyme BshC, which yields MMKQGSGMEKMTIDHTPETKASVSEITIDQQKASSWLKDVFGMVKETEHTQDFYKEMERLLKESDSYSDFFAKVVYHLFPEEGLVLMDAHDPEVRRLETPYFSTMIEKNREMASGVYAVLQKNRQEGYETILDSELDDAHLFYSFEGERVLLVRDEEGNFRGKNNEVVLTEAELLKIAAETPELLSNNVVTRPLMQEALFPVLAFIGGPGEINYWSVLKPAFEAAELCMPPVLPRLSFTMIDRKTGQQLKNFHIPADEAIRSGVREKKMNWIASQSTPQIHHLTEQVKKEINAVHAPLREKSATLGADLGQLAEKNLEYILENIDFLEKRINHSMESRHQHEMDQFENMEWTLHPGGGLQERMWSIVPWVNQYGTTVFQQMNRHHLSFRNDHYVVYL from the coding sequence ATGATGAAGCAGGGAAGCGGTATGGAAAAGATGACCATCGATCATACCCCTGAGACAAAAGCTTCCGTTTCTGAAATCACCATCGATCAACAAAAAGCTTCTTCCTGGCTGAAGGACGTTTTCGGAATGGTGAAGGAAACAGAGCATACGCAGGACTTTTATAAAGAAATGGAAAGGTTATTAAAAGAATCAGACAGTTACAGTGACTTTTTTGCCAAAGTGGTTTATCATCTTTTCCCTGAGGAAGGCCTCGTGTTAATGGATGCTCATGACCCGGAAGTGCGCCGTCTTGAAACGCCTTACTTCAGTACGATGATTGAAAAAAATAGAGAAATGGCCAGTGGTGTGTACGCGGTCTTGCAGAAAAACCGTCAGGAAGGGTATGAGACCATCCTTGACAGCGAGCTGGATGACGCCCACTTGTTCTATAGTTTCGAAGGAGAGAGGGTTCTCCTTGTACGCGATGAAGAAGGGAATTTCCGAGGGAAGAACAATGAAGTCGTCCTGACTGAAGCAGAACTGTTGAAGATCGCAGCAGAAACACCGGAGCTTCTCAGCAATAACGTAGTAACAAGACCGTTGATGCAGGAGGCCCTTTTCCCAGTCCTCGCCTTTATCGGAGGTCCGGGAGAAATCAATTACTGGTCTGTTTTAAAACCAGCTTTTGAAGCAGCGGAGTTGTGTATGCCGCCTGTTCTTCCGCGTCTATCCTTTACGATGATTGACAGGAAGACAGGGCAGCAGTTAAAAAATTTTCATATCCCAGCGGATGAAGCGATCCGCTCTGGAGTGAGAGAAAAGAAGATGAATTGGATCGCTTCCCAAAGCACCCCTCAGATACATCATCTAACTGAGCAGGTGAAGAAAGAAATAAACGCCGTCCATGCTCCACTTCGCGAAAAATCTGCGACACTCGGTGCAGACCTCGGTCAGCTGGCGGAAAAGAATTTGGAGTATATTTTGGAAAACATCGATTTTCTAGAGAAGCGGATCAACCATTCGATGGAATCCCGTCATCAACATGAAATGGATCAGTTTGAAAATATGGAATGGACACTTCATCCTGGTGGGGGACTGCAGGAGAGGATGTGGAGCATCGTCCCATGGGTGAATCAGTACGGAACGACGGTGTTTCAGCAGATGAACAGACACCATTTGAGCTTTAGAAACGATCATTATGTCGTATATTTGTAG
- a CDS encoding penicillin-binding protein has translation MVAFAIVFFIIAGRFIYIETAETVEGVDLQKWAEDIRTSSYEIDADRGKIYDKNGMVLAYDRPTYRIYAIVDPEYSVNLDPPRHVTDASETADKLAPLLDMEASEIRKTIEEGQENERFQVEFGSSGRSISQETRDEIEELELNGIAFKQESKRYYPNGKFASHVIGFARSQDGNINGVTGIEKQMEEHLQEEKGKISYERDKYGTKLLDPNEVMTEPENGNDVHLTIDQKIQTFLEDALSQVDEQYSPEKIMAAVMDPDTGEILAMSNRPSYNPNNIGDVDNWYNDIVSYTFEPGSTMKIFTWAAAIEEGVYKGSDMFKSGTYKVPGHTIGDHNNGEGWGPISYDEGFQRSSNVASSKIALEVLGPTKLRKYLTDFHFDEKTGIDLPNEKNGRFVFNKPSEQATTSFGQGSTFTAIQLMTAATSVANDGKMMRPYMLSKITSSETGEVLKENKSEEIGQPISESTAKQVRDLMGTVVTSEQGTAQSFKLDDYTLAGKTGTAQMIENGRYLTGRNNYIFSFMGMAPKEDPELLMYVAVQQPDLEVTELGSEPVSYITRTVLENSLHYMDIQPDKELDESISPLTIPDVIGKGTSTAKEELKQTFTSVEVIGNGGEVTAVLPQPDSKVVENQRVMVITDKPTMPDLTGYSARDVHRLVKHFNLNIETMGNGFVQKQSIPEGSSIKEGGYLVVELAPPREE, from the coding sequence ATGGTCGCCTTTGCGATTGTATTTTTCATCATTGCGGGGCGTTTCATTTATATTGAGACAGCAGAGACAGTGGAAGGTGTCGATTTGCAAAAATGGGCGGAAGACATCCGGACAAGCTCTTATGAAATCGATGCAGACAGAGGGAAAATCTATGATAAAAATGGCATGGTGCTTGCCTATGATCGGCCTACTTATAGAATTTATGCCATCGTAGACCCGGAGTATTCCGTTAACCTCGATCCACCGAGACACGTTACGGATGCAAGTGAGACAGCAGATAAACTGGCTCCACTCCTGGATATGGAAGCAAGTGAAATTAGAAAAACGATCGAGGAAGGTCAGGAAAATGAACGTTTCCAAGTCGAATTCGGTTCCAGTGGACGTTCTATCTCCCAAGAGACGAGAGATGAAATTGAAGAGCTTGAGTTGAATGGCATTGCCTTCAAACAAGAGTCGAAACGGTATTACCCTAATGGGAAATTTGCTTCCCATGTCATTGGCTTCGCCCGCAGCCAGGATGGAAACATCAACGGCGTGACAGGGATTGAGAAGCAGATGGAAGAACATCTGCAGGAAGAAAAGGGGAAGATCAGTTATGAACGGGACAAGTACGGAACGAAACTGTTAGATCCGAACGAAGTGATGACAGAACCCGAAAACGGGAACGATGTCCATTTGACAATAGACCAGAAGATTCAAACGTTCTTGGAAGATGCTCTATCACAGGTGGATGAACAGTATAGTCCTGAAAAGATTATGGCAGCGGTCATGGATCCGGATACCGGTGAGATTTTAGCGATGAGTAACCGTCCGAGTTATAACCCGAACAATATCGGGGACGTTGATAATTGGTACAACGACATTGTCTCCTACACGTTCGAGCCTGGTTCCACGATGAAAATTTTCACGTGGGCAGCTGCGATCGAAGAAGGTGTGTATAAAGGAAGCGATATGTTCAAATCAGGCACATACAAAGTACCAGGTCATACGATAGGGGACCATAATAATGGCGAAGGCTGGGGGCCTATTTCTTATGACGAAGGCTTTCAACGCTCCTCAAATGTGGCCTCATCAAAAATAGCTCTTGAGGTTCTAGGACCTACGAAACTACGAAAATATTTGACCGATTTTCATTTTGATGAGAAGACAGGGATCGATCTTCCGAATGAGAAAAATGGCCGCTTTGTTTTTAATAAGCCGTCTGAACAGGCGACGACTTCTTTTGGACAAGGTTCCACATTTACAGCTATCCAATTGATGACGGCAGCAACATCCGTCGCCAACGATGGCAAGATGATGCGCCCTTATATGCTGTCTAAAATCACCTCGAGTGAAACAGGAGAAGTATTGAAGGAAAACAAATCCGAAGAAATTGGACAGCCAATTTCTGAAAGCACAGCCAAACAAGTGCGTGACCTTATGGGTACAGTTGTTACGTCTGAACAAGGAACCGCACAATCGTTCAAATTGGATGATTACACGCTCGCAGGCAAGACAGGTACCGCTCAGATGATTGAGAACGGGCGTTATTTGACGGGGCGTAATAACTACATCTTCTCCTTCATGGGGATGGCTCCCAAGGAGGATCCTGAACTTCTCATGTATGTCGCTGTTCAGCAGCCGGACCTGGAAGTTACGGAGTTAGGTTCTGAACCTGTTTCTTACATTACCAGGACCGTACTTGAAAACAGTCTTCATTACATGGATATTCAACCGGATAAGGAATTGGATGAATCGATTTCACCGTTGACCATTCCGGATGTAATAGGAAAAGGTACGTCTACGGCAAAAGAGGAGCTGAAACAAACGTTCACGAGTGTAGAAGTCATTGGTAACGGTGGCGAGGTGACAGCTGTTCTTCCACAGCCAGACTCAAAAGTTGTAGAGAATCAAAGGGTCATGGTCATTACGGACAAACCGACCATGCCTGACTTGACCGGTTATTCAGCTCGAGATGTGCATAGACTTGTGAAACATTTCAACCTGAATATCGAGACGATGGGGAACGGCTTTGTACAAAAGCAAAGCATCCCTGAAGGATCCAGCATAAAAGAAGGCGGCTATTTAGTCGTAGAATTAGCTCCTCCAAGAGAGGAGTGA